ATATTAAGTATTCCATGATATTTATTGTAATATTTACTCGGATGTAAAGAGGAATATGGCAAAAGAAGAGGCGATAGAAATCGAGGGTACGGTGATCGAGCCGTTGCCGAATGCCATGTTCCGGGTGGAGCTCGACAACAAGATGAGGGTGCTCGCTCACATCTCCGGCAAGATGCGGATGCACTTCATAAAGATCCTGCCGGGGGATCGGGTAACCGTTCAGTTGACGCCGTACGACCTGACACGAGGTCGGATCACCTACCGATCGAAGTGAAGAGGGGACGAAGATGAAGGTCAGACCGTCGGTTCGCAAGTTTTGCGTCAAGTGCAAGGTCATTCGCAGGAAGGGCGTCGTCCGGGTGATCTGCGAGAACCCGAAGCACAAGCAGCGCCAGGGATAGACGCACAGGGGTAGGCGCCGTACCAGATCGTACCAAGGAGGAGTCGGTTGGCACGCATAGCGGGAGTGGACATTCCTAAGACGAAGAAGATCGGGACAGCCCTTACCTACATTTACGGGATCGGTCCGACCTCCGCGGCGAAGATCCTCGAGGAGGCCCGCGTCTCGCCCGATTTGAGGACCAGCACGCTGGGAGAGGACCAGGTCGCCCGGATCCGGGACGTGATCGACGCCAATTATCGCGTCGAGGGGGACCTGCGCAAGGAAATATCGATGAACATCAAGCGGCTGATGGACCTCGGAGCGTACCGGGGCCTTCGGCATCGCAAGGGGCTGCCTGCGCGGGGTCAGCGAACCCACACGAACGCACGGACCCGGAAGGGTCCGCGCAAGGGGGCCGTCGCGAAGAAGAAGGAAGCAACGAAGAAATAAGGACGGCGGCCGAACCAGCCGGCGATAACCCCCGCCGCGGGGCGGGTGCGGAGGAACGATGGCAACACCGAAAAAGAAAGGCAAGAGGAAGGTCCGCCGGAGCGTGCCGGTCGGGGTGGCCCACATCCAGGCGACCTTCAACAACACGATCATCACGATCACCGATCCGGACGGGAACACCCTGGCATGGGCGAGCGCGGGCGCAAAGGGATTCAAGGGGTCCAGGAAAAGCACTCCCTTCGCGGCCACGGTGGCCGCTGAGGAAGTGGCGAAAAAGGCGATGGACAGCGGTGTGAACACCGTGACCGTTCACATCAAGGGACCCGGATCCGGCCGCGAGGCCGCGCTCCGCTCCCTGCAGGCCTCCGGGCTGAAGGTGAACTTCATCCGGGACGTGACGCCGATCCCGCACAACGGATGCCGGCCGCCGAAGCGCCGCCGCGTCTGACCACCGCAACCCAAAGGGACAAGGAGGAAATTTTCTTTGGCAAGGTATCGTGAAGCCGTCTGCAGGCTATGTCGCCGGGAAGGGATCGAGCTCTATCTGAAGGGAGATCGATGCTTCACCGACAAGTGCGCCATCAAGAGGAGGGGGTATCCGCCGGGCCAGCATGGCCAGCGGCGCCCGAAGCATAGCGATTACGGCGTCCAACTGAGGGAGAAGCAGAAGGCGAAGCGGATCTACGGCTTGCTGGAGCGCCAGTTCCGCAACTACTTCGAGAAGGCGGACCGGATGAAGGGGAAGACCGGCGAAAACCTGCTGATCCTCCTCGAGCGTCGCCTCGACAGCGTCGCCTACAAGCTGGGGTTCGCCCCGACCCGTCGGGAAAGTCGCCAGATCGTCCGACATGGGCACTTCCTCGTGAACGGAAAGAAGGTGAATATCCCGTCTTTCCTCGTCCGCTCGGGGGACGTCCTCGAACTGCGCGAAAAGAGTCGGAAGGTCCCGAACGTGAACGAGTCGCTCGACGCCGTGATCCGAAAGGGAATCCCACCCTGGCTCGAGCTAGAACGCGACAGTTTCCGTGGAAAGATCAAGACTCTGCCATCCCGGGCGGACATCCAGGAGCCGATCCAGGAACAGTTGATCGTCGAGCTCTACTCGAAGTAAGACTCTTTGGGGGCAGGAGAAGGGGGAAGCATGTTTCAGCGAAACTGGAAACAGATGATCAAGCCGCGTCGCATCGAGATCCAGACCGACACGGCGACGTTCAATTACGGAAAATTCGTTGCCGAGCCCCTCGAGCGGGGCTTCGGAACCACCCTCGGAAACGCCCTTCGCAGGATCCTCCTGTCTTCCCTGCAGGGCGGCGCCATCACCTCGGTCCGCATCGAGGGAGTGCAGCACGAGTTCTCCACGATGACGGGAGTCGTGGAGGACGTCACCGACGTCGTCCTCAACCTCAAGGAGGTCCGTCTCCGGATGCATTCGCCGGAGCAGCGTACGCTTGTGCTTGAGGCGAAAGGGCCCCGCCGGGTAAAGGCTTCCGACATCTCCCCGGACCCGATGGTGGAGATCCTTAACCGGGACCACCACATCGCGGAGCTCTCCGCGAATGCCAAGCTGCGCATGGAGATGACCGTCCGGATGGGGAAGGGCTACGTTTCGGCCGAGCGGAACCTCGAGGAGAACGCCCCGATCGGGACGATTCCCATCGACGCCATCTTCTCGCCGATCCGGAAGGTCAATTTCTCGGTGACCAACGCGCGGGTCGGGCAACAGACCGACTACGACCGACTGACGCTCGAGATCTGGACCGACGGCTCCCTCCTTCCCGCCGACGCGGTCGCCTATGCGGCGAAGATCATGAAGGACCAGTTGACCGTATTCATCAATTTCGACGACGAGGCGGAGATCCCCGACGAGCCGGCGCGGCTCGAGGAAGGGGGGGCGAACGAGAATCTCTACAAGCCGGTGGAAGAGCTGGAGCTCTCGGTTCGCGCCTACAATTGCCTGAAGAACGCGGATATCAAGTATATCGGCGAGCTCGTCCAGAAAAGCGAACAGGAAATGCTCAAGACCAAGAACTTCGGGAAGAAGAGCCTCAACGAGATCAAGGACGTCCTGGTCGGGATGGGGTTCTCCCTCGGAATGAAGATCGACGAGTTCACCCCGGAAAAGTTCAGCCCGCCGCGGAAAGAGGATTGACCAACCGAAGGGACGAGGATTTCTTATGCGCCATGGAATGGATCACAGGAAGCTGGGAAGGAAACCCGCGCACCGCAAGGCGCTGCTGCGGAACCTGATGAACGCGCTCGTTCACGCCGAGCGGATCGAGACCACCGTTTCGAAAGCCAAGGAGCTGCGGCCGCTCGCGGACCGGTTGATCACCCTCGGGAAAGCTGCGACGCTCCATTCCCGCCGCCGGGTCTTTTCCCTCCTGACCGATAAGGAAGCGACCGACAAGCTGTTCGCCACGCTGGCCGGCCGATTCACCGGGCGTCAGGGCGGGTACACCCGTATTGTCCGGACGGGTTTCCGGATCGGGGACGGCGCCGAGATGGCGATCATCGAGTACCTGCCTGCGGAGGAGAAGAAGGCCGGCGGGAAGGGGAAGAAAAAAGCGGCCGCGAAGAAGTCGCCTGCGAAGACCGCGGAAAAGAAGAAGGTAGAGAAGGAGACGACGAAGCCCGCCGCCAGGAAGGTGAAGCAGGCCGCGCCGAAGGACACGAAGCCTCGCGCCTCGCACGCACAGACCCAGAAGACGCCGGAGGGCGGCCAGGGGTAGGAAACCGTTCCGGAGCGACGGATCGGATACGCGAGAAACGGCCCTTCGGGGCCGTTTTCTTTTTCTTTGTTCGTCTTCCCGTGGAGGAATGTCTTGACGGCCTCAGGGCGGGGAAGTATTATGAAAATGAAATTCATAATCAGAAATGGAGAGCGCCCCGCCAGTTGAAACGACTCCTCGAACGGATCGACCGCGAGATCCTGGCCACGGGAGGCAAGAGAAGCCGAAGCCGGGCGGCCGTGATCGAGGGGTTCTTCCGCGCAAGGGAACACGTAACGATCGAGGAACTCACGCGTTCCGTCCGGGAGAACGCTCCGGGGGTCGGCGCGGTGACGGTATACCGGACGCTGAAGCTCCTCGAACGGCTCGGGTACGCGAAGGAGCTCGATTTCGGGGAGGGGGCCCGCCGCTATGAGAGCAACCTGTCCCCTCACCACGATCATCTCGTTTGCCGGCAATGCGGAACGGTCATCGAGTTCGAGGACAGGGAAATCGAAAATCTCCAGGATCTTGTGACCCGCCGCCACGGGTTCCATCCGACCGCGCACCGTCTCGAGATCTACGGGTTCTGCAGGAGATGCGCCTCGGGCAAATCCGCGGAGCGGATTCGATGAGCACCGCGAGGACTTCTCCTGAATCTCTGGGCGCCGTGATCCTGGTGGGAAACCCCAACGTCGGGAAGAGCGTCGTTTTCGGAGCCCTCACCGGGCGGTACGTGAACGTCTCGAACTATCCCGGCACGACGGTCGAGGTCACCCGCGGAGAGGCGCACGACCGGGGAACTTCCCTCGAGGTGATCGACACTCCCGGGGTGTACTCCCTCCTTCCCATGTCCGAGGACGAGCGGGTCACGCGGGACATCCTGATGCGGGAGCCCGGTGCGAGAGTCCTGCAGGTGTGCGACGCAAAGAACATGCGGCGCTCCCTGATGATCACCGCGCAACTCGCCGAGATGGAGGTTCCGCTCGTGCTCGCCGTAAACATGGCGGACGAAGCGCGGGAGCGCGGTGTAATGCCCCGGCTGGAGACCCTCAAGGAGCGTCTCGGGGTCCCGGCGGTTCCCACGGTGGCGGTGCGGAAAAAGGGGACGGACCTGCTCCTCCCTCTCCTCGAACACCCGTCGCCGTCCTCGGTTCAGGTCGATTACGGAAGCGGGATCGAAGCGGCCATCCTCAAGATGGAAGCGCTGCTGCCGGCGAAAACGCCGATCGGGAAGAGAGCGCTGGCGATCATGCTGCTGTGCGGCGACGACTCCCTCGCTCCGTGGCTGGCGGAGAACGTCTCCGCCGCCCGGGTCCGGGAGATGAACGACGTGAGGAACCGGCTCATTGAGGATGAGCGGGAGGAGATCGTTTCCCTTGTGAACCGGGCGCGCCTCTCCTGGATCGATCAGATGCTCATCGAGCTAGGGGTCGAGGAGTCGGCCCGTTCCTCCAGAAAAATCGCGCAGGCGTTCGGCAGGTACTCCATGGATCCCCTTTACGGGATCCCCATCCTGGTGGGCGTCCTGGCCCTCGCCTACGGCTTCGTCGGGGTATTCGGCGCGGGATACCTCGTCGACCTCCTGCAGAAGTCGCTCTTCGATGGCTGGGTCGTCCCGTCGATCACGGCGTTCCTCGACCGGTTCGTCCCCTGGGCGTTCCTGCGGGACTTCCTGGTGGGGCCGTACGGATTGATCTCGATGGGGCTTTCGTACGCCGTCGCGATCGTCCTCCCGATCGTCGGCACCTTTTTCCTCGGGTTCGGAATCCTTGAGGACTCCGGGTACCTGCCCAGGCTCGCGGTGATGGTGGATCGCCTTTTCAAGAAGATCGGTTGCAACGGCAAGGCGGTGCTTCCGATGATCCTCGGGCTCGGATGCGACACCATGGCGACCTTGACCACGCGGATCCTGGGGTCGCGCAAGGAGCGTGTGATCGTCACGCTGCTGCTGGCGCTCGGGGTCCCCTGTTCGGCGCAGCTGGGGGTGATCCTCGGAATGCTGTCGGGCGTCGGTCCGGTGGCTACCATCACATGGGTCGGACTGATGGTTGGGATCATCCTCGCCGTCGGTTTCCTCGCGGCGAAGGTGATCCCGGGTGAATCGTCGGACTTCATCTTAGAGATTCCCCCCATACGCTGGCCTCAGGTGGGGAACCTCGCGATAAAAACGATGGCGCGGATCGAATGGTACCTGCGGGAGGCGGTTCCCCTTTTCCTCGTCGGCACCCTCGTACTTTTCACCGCGGACCGGCTGGGTTGGCTGCTCCGGATCCAGGCCGCGGCGGAACCTCTGATCGTCCGTCTGCTCGACCTGCCGCCGAAGACGACGGAGGCGTTCCTGATCGGCTTCCTGCGCCGGGACTACGGGGCGGCGGGACTGTACAGCATGGCGAAGGCGGGGATGCTCACCCACCTCCAGGTGGTGGTGAGCCTGGTCACCATGACGCTTTTCATTCCGTGCCTTGCGAACCTCCTCGTGATCGTCAAAGAGCAGGGGGTGAAGGTGGCGGTCGGAATGTCCCTGTTCATCTTTCCGTTCGCCGTTCTGGTCGGCGCCGCGGTCAACCTCTTTTCGCGCTGGGCGGGGATCACATTTTGAATCCCCCGAAAAACAACGTGAAGATCCGATGCCCGCTGTGCCAACGGGAGATCGATCCGAACGACCGCACATGCCGGTCCGGGTGCCCCATGAGTAAAGGATGCACGCTTGTCTGTTGCCCGGGATGCGGATACTCTTTCCCCATGCCCGAATCGAAGGTGGTGAACCTGGTGAAGGGCCTTTTCTCGAAAGGAAGCAGGAAATGACCGAGCATGGGCAGGACGAGATTCTCGAGCTCCTGTGGACGCTTCGGGAAGAACGTAAGGCGAGTCGCGCGGAAGTGTTGCGATCCGCCGCGGAGCCGGGCCCCGAGGGCCTGCTCGATGAGCTGGTCGAGGGCGGCATGGTCGACGCTTCGGGGGAAGAGATCCTCCTCACGAAGAACGGAGAGGACCGCGCCCGCGGGATCATCCGGCGTCACCGCCTCGCGGAGGTGCTTTTGCAAAACCTGTTCGATCTTGACAACATACAGCTGGAAAACAGCGCCTGCCAGTTCGAGCATATCCTCTCCGAGCCCGTGGTCGAGAGCGTGTGCACCTTTCTCGGCCATCCCCCCGCTTGCCCGCACGGCCGCCCGATCCCGAGGGGGGAGTGTTGCAACCGGATCCGGACGGAGATCCGCCCCCTCGTGATGCGCTTGACCGAGTCGTCCCTCGGGGCCACTGTACGGATCGTCTTCATCACTCCGCGGTCGAAGAAGCGCCTGGAAAAACTCTCCGCCCTCGGGATCGTCCCGGGAAGCCGGGTTCGCCTCCTGCAGCGAAACCCTTCCTTCGTTCTTGAGATCGGCCAGACAACGGTCGCCGTCGACCGGGACATCACGGATGAGATCTACGTCAAGCCGACGTAGCGCCGTCGCTCTTCTCCTCTGCGGCTCGCTGGCTCTGGCGGTCGGCGCCTCCGGTCGCCGCCGCGGAGGTCGGGGGGTCGAGGGCGCCCGCGCTCCTGCTGAAGTACGCCGCGCCGGATCTGCCGGATCGTTCGGCGCGCCAGGTCCTCGATCCGGTCCCCGCGATCGTCGTGAGGGAACTCCGGATCCGCTGGCTGCCCGTTCCACTGGAACCGTCGGGGAAGGATCCTTCCGCCGGGGAGATCCCGGTTCCCGACGATGCGGCCCTGCGACGGATCGCCGGGAAGATATCCCTCGCCTCGGAACAGATGGACAAGGTCGAAGGGGCCGCCGCGGAACGTATTCTCGAGGAAGCCGAGAAGGAGTGCCGGTCGCACAGGTTCACGCAAGCGACACGTCCGTTCCTCGACGAGATCTTTTTACGGCGAGGGATTCTCCGCCTCTGGGAGGGTAAGGCGTCCGACGCCGAGGCCCTTTTGTCCCGTGCGCGCGCGTTGCGACCGGGATTCGCCCCGGACCCTGCCCTGTTCCCCCCCGCAGGTGATCTCCGCGTGGGAAGCGATCAGGCAACGCCCCGTCCCCGAAGCGGAACTTCTGGTCGAGTCGCTCCCCTCCGGCGCGGAGATATTCGTCGATGGAGAGCGTCGGGGAGTCACCCCGGCTCACGTTCGAACGAAAAATATCGCCCCTGTACGGATCCGCGTATCCCACCCCGGGTACAGGGATGCGGCAGTGACGGGGCAATGGCTACCGGGGGACACGGAGATATTGCGCTTCTCCCTTCCCGGTGACCGGGTGGCTCGCCTCGGCGAACTCCTTGGCGGTGCCGCGCGGGGAAAGGGCGGAGGCGCGGGACCCCTGGTCGAGGAACTCTCCGCGGCGGCCGGGACCTCGCGGGTGGCGATCCTGATGCTCGGGAAGGAAGCGAGCGGCGATGGGCTGCGCGCAAGGCTCTATTCCGGAAGGCCGCCCGGCCTGGATCCGGCGCTCCTCGGGGAGACATCGATCCCGGAGGGGAAAAGGGGGGCGGAAATCTGCGGGAAGTGGGTCGCCGATACCCTTGCCTCGGACGGGTGGCCGAGAGAGGAACCGTCGGAGAGGCCTTGGTACAATTCCCCCTGGCTTTGGGGGATCCGCATTGGCTTGGGGGTAGCTGCCGCGTTTGGGGCGGCGGGAGGGAGCGGAGGGTCCGGCGGCTCCGGCGGCTCCGGCGGATCTTCCGGGGGCACCGTCGCGGTGAATTTTTAGTCCATCGAACGGGACCGGGTTTTTCGGTTATGATGATCCCCGGGCCATGGGACGAAATACGAGACTTACCGACATGACGATCCCCTTGAAGGATCCGAACCGGAAAAAGCGCCGCCTGCCGCTGTTCATCGCAGCGGCCCTGGTGATCGTGGCGGTGTTCATCTCGCTGTTCCGCGACATGGGGGTCGTCGACAGTTGGAGGCTTCGCAGGACGGAGCTCCAACTTCGCGGCGAGGTCGAAAAGCTCCGGCAGGAGAACGCTCTGCTCAAGCGCACGGTCGAGGACCTTCGCGGCAACCCGGCGGTCATCGAACAGGAGGCCCGCCGGCTCGGTCTCATCAAGGAGGGGGAGAACGTCATCGTTGTCCCCCAGCGGCAGGATACCCGTCCGCAAGCCCCCCCAAAGCCCGGCCAAAAACGCCAATAGTGTTCCTGTTATACCGCGACACCAGCCATAGATGGGTGTTTCCGGCGGAAGGTATGGCAGGAGAAACGTCCTTTAAGGCGCAGGCGCTTTCGAGGGACATTCCTGGAGGTTGTCGGTACTGCGGTCGGAGGAGTGTCCCTCGCCAACAAACCACAATCGAGTGTACTCCTCGTTGAAGCACTTCAGGTGCCTGGCGGTTTTGTCCGCTCCGCTGTACCTCCTCGCGCTTTTCCTCCTTCGGGAGCGGATCCCCGGGGGGACCCCTTTCCTCCTTTCCGCCGCGATCGGACCCCTCGCGGCCGCGTACTTCTTCGTGGCGTACCTTCTTGCGCGGAATCGGGACGACCGTGTCCCCGACCTGTTCCCCCTCCTCGCATGGGGAGCGGCCGCGGCCATGGAGATCCACGCGTTCGTTCCACCAGTCGCCCGGACCGGCGTCGTCCCGGCGGCCCTGTTTTTCGGCATCGCAATGAAGTTTCCCGCGACGGTCTCCATTCCGGCGATCCTTTACGCCGACGCATGGCTGGCCGCGGTACCCGGACCGATCGAAAGTGAGATTTACTACACTTCAGCGATGGCCCTGTTCGCGGGAGCGGCGGGCATCGTCGTCCGCGGAGGATATCGGAAGGATGGGCGGGTGGTGAACGAGGCGCGGGAGGCGATCGCCCGGAGCAGGGCGCTGGTCCTTCCGTGGGAGGGTTCGGGAAACGGCGGATCTCCCGCAACCGGGGAGATGACCGAGGAATCCAGCCTGCTCCGGAGGGAAGAGGAACTGAAGGATGGGATCCGGCAGGCGCTGGATCGGCTTCTGGGGCTGACCGGCGCTTCCCATGTCGCCTATATCGCCCGATCAGGATCGCCCGGATCCATTCTCCACGAGGGGTTCCTGCTCAGTCGCGGCGCTCCGGCCGCCCGCGAGATCTCCCTTCCCGACACGTATGTCCCCGTTCGGGAGGCGACCGTTTTCAGGAAACCGTTTCTCGAAACCGGCCCGGGTGCAAGGAGGTACGCTCCGTGGAAAAGCGGCCCGGGGAGCGCTCCCGCCGGGGTCGCCGCCGTTCCCGTTTTCGGGGATGGGGTGGTGGAAGGCGTCCTGCTTGCGGTCCAAGACGATGAGGGGCCATGGGGGGAGCTCGTGATCCCGGCGATGGAGCTGGCGGGGCATTTCGTAGGCCGCGATATCGGGCGGATTCGGGAGCTGCACCAGGGGGACCGGTACTTTCTCCGGGGTGAGTGGTACCACAGGATGGTCCGGAAGATGGCGGAGGTGGGGACGGAAGAAGATCCGGATCCGGTCGGTGACGTGCGATCGAGACGGGAGATGGTCTACGCGGAGACCGCGGAGCAGGTCCGCCACCAGGTCGACGCGGACAGGGTCCTTCTGGTCGAATCGGGCGAGAACGCGGGAAACGGTCGCCTCGCCTGGGCGCTGTCGCCCGATGGGGGGGGGCCGGGACCGGAAGAGTACGAATCTCTCGGGAACAGTTACGTCGGTTGGGTGATCCGTACAGGGACACAGCGCATCTTTCCGGGCGGAGGCGGACCGCCGCGAAGCCAAGGAGTCCTGCCGGTATCGTGGGAGAGGGAAGGGGAGCGATCGTTTCTCGTACTACCGGTGGTGGGCAGAGTTGGATTTCGCGGGGCACTGGTGTGCGCCCACCCGCAGGAGAAACGGTTCCTGAAACGGCACGCGGAGATCGCACGGGACATCACAAGGGTCATGCAGCTCGGGCTATCCCACGTCGAACGGCTCGAATCGCTTACAAAAAAAGCGACAACGGACGGGTTGACCGGTCTGTCGAACCGGAAGGCGTTCCTCGAACGGTTGGCGGTGGATCTCGCGCGGCTCGACGGTCGGCATCCATGCGGCGTCGTGATGCTGGATATCGATCGCTTCAAGGGGGTCAACGATACGTACGGGCACCCGTTCGGCGACGAGGTGCTCCGGGGTGTGGCATCGGTCCTCGGGAAGGGAGTCCGCAAGGGAGACACGGCGGGGCGATATGGAGGGGAGGAGTTCGTGCTCTATCTCCATATGGCGGACACGGAGCGGGCCAGGGAAGGCGCCGAGAGGTTTCGCCGGATGATCCGGCAGATCCGCTTTCCCCACGAGGGGAAGGAGATCACCGTCACCGCTTCCTTCGGCGTCGCGTGCTCCCCTTATCACGGCAACGGGGTGGAGGAGCTCCTGAAACACGCCGACGAGGCCCTCTATCTCTCCAAGGAGCGTGGCCGCGACCGGGTGACGGTGTACCCGGGGTGAAACCATAAGGGGTGGGTTGTGTGCAGGGGACACACCTTCCCTGCATCCCGAGAGTGCCCCAGGTATGTCCCCTGAAAGCGCCTGCACCTTACAGGAACTTTTTCTTGCCGCACGCATCACTGCAAAGATCTCTCTGTGGCCTGCGGCGCGTTGCCTGCGGCGCGTTGACACCCCCCCCACCAGGGGGCTAAACTGACGGCTTTACAATCATTTTCCCTTCGAGGCACTGTTTGGACGCACGTCGGATCGTCGAATCCCTGGTCTTCTCCGCAGTGCGGAAAAAGGTCGCGGAATGGGGAGAGGACGCGGAGGTTTCCGTCTCCCTGGAAATCCCACGGCAGGAATCGTATGGGGATTTCTCCACCAACGCGGCGATGCAGCTCGCCGGGCGTCTCGGGAGAAAACCGAGGGCGGTGGCGGAGGAAATCGTGTCGGCGCTCCGCGAGGAAGACCGGCGGGGGCGCTTCGCGTCCCTGTCGATCGCCGGGCCGGGATTCATCAACATCGTTCTCTCCGATGAGTTCTGGAGGGAAGTCCTGACCGTCGCGCTGGAGAAGGGGCCGCGGTTCGGCTCCTCGAAGGCAGGGGAGGGAAAGACCGTCCACATCGAGTTCGTGTCGGCCAACCCGACCGGACCTCTCCACGTCGGTCACGGCCGCGGCGCCGCCGTCGGGGACGCCCTCGCCAGGATCCTCGAGTTCACCGGGCACAAGGTCGTCCGCGAATATTACATCAACGACGTCGGCAACCAGATGGACAACCTCGGGCGCTCGCTCCTCGCGAGATACCATGTCCTGTGCGGACGCAGTGCAGAGCTCCCCGAGGACGGGTACCGCGGGGAATATATGATCGAACTGGCGCGGGACTTCCGCACGGTGGTGGGAGACCGGTACGCCGACTCGCCGGAAGAGGAGGTGCTTTCCGTCTTCAGGAAGGAGGCGGGAGATCGCATCCTTCTCGGTATCCGCGACGACCTCGCGTCGTTCCGGGTGACGTACGACCGGTGGTTCGCGGAACGGGATCTGCACGACCTTGGCCTGGTGGACGCCGCCCTCGTGGATCTCCGGGAGCGGGGACAACTCTACGAATCCGATGGCGCGACCTATTTCCGCAGCCAGGCGCTGGGAGATGAAAAGGACCGCGTCCTGATTCGCGCGGACGGGCGAACCACCTATTTCGCGGCCGACGTCGCATATCACCGGCACAAGTTGCGGGAAGGGTATACCCGATTGATCGACATCTGGGGGGCAGACCATCACGGGTACGTGCCGAGGCTGCGCGCGGCGCTTCGGGGGCTCGGGGAGGACGAGAACCGCCTGGAGGTGCTTCTCGTCCAGTTCGTCACCCTGATCCGCGAGGGGAAGGCAGTCCAGATGTCGACCCGGTCGGGGGAATTCACGACGCTGCGCGAAGTCCTCGACGAGGTTGGGGTCGACGCCGCGCGGTTTTTCTACCTGCTGCGCAGTTTCCACACCCACCTGGATTTCGACCTCACCTTGGCGAAGACGCAGTCGCGGAACAACCCGGTGTATTACATCCAGTACGTTCACGCCCGGATCTGCTCCATTTTCCGTGAGGCGGAAGCCCAGGGGAAGACACTCACAGGACACCCGCCTCTCTCCATCCTCACCTTCCCCGAGGAGGTGCGCCTGATGAAGGCGGTCGCACGCTTTCCCGACGTCGTCTCGGAGTGCGCGAAGACGCTGGAGCCCCACCGGATTCCCTTTTATCTCCTCGAGGTTTCCGATCTCTTTCACGCCTTCTACCATCAGCACCGGTTCCTCGGGGAGTCTCCCGAGCGGACGCAGGCCCGGCTCGCGCTTGCCCTCGGCGTGAAGACGGTGGTGGCGTCCGGGCTTTCGATGATCGGCGTGACGGCACCGGACCGGATGTGAGATCGCTCCGCCACAAACTCGGGTTCCGACGCGGGGATCCCGAGAGGCACTCCTTCGCCTTCTTCATCGTTGGCACCATCGTAGTGATCGCCGTCGCATTTTTTCTCGGTTTCCAGCTGGGGAGATATGTCGAGAAGAAAGACACGGCAGGGAAAATCGCTCCCCAGGACCCCGCGGGGGAGAACGGGGCGCGGACTTCCGCCTCCGCGGAGATCCGGAAGGAGATATCGGCGTATTCGGAAGAGGCGGCGAGAATTCCCGCGGTGGCCCCTCCAGCTGCGATCCCCCCGACCGCCGGGGAAGATCTGAAGAAGACGGAGTCCGAGGCCACCTTTCCCGAAGCTCTCTCCAGGAAAGATCCCTCCCCGGAACCGATGGGGAAGAAAAAAGCGAAGGCTCCGGCCGTCGCCCCTTCCGTGGAGGCGAAGTTCATGCTGCAGGCTGGGGCGATGAAAACCCGCGAAACCGCCGATGCCTTGAGAAAGCGGCTCGATCGGCGCGGATACAAGACGATGGTGGTCCACGCGACGAGCCGGACACACGGGGAGGTGTACCGCGTCCGGGTAGGGCCCTTCGGATCCCGCGACGAGGCCATGAAGGCGAT
The Candidatus Deferrimicrobium sp. genome window above contains:
- the rpsM gene encoding 30S ribosomal protein S13 is translated as MARIAGVDIPKTKKIGTALTYIYGIGPTSAAKILEEARVSPDLRTSTLGEDQVARIRDVIDANYRVEGDLRKEISMNIKRLMDLGAYRGLRHRKGLPARGQRTHTNARTRKGPRKGAVAKKKEATKK
- the rpsD gene encoding 30S ribosomal protein S4 encodes the protein MARYREAVCRLCRREGIELYLKGDRCFTDKCAIKRRGYPPGQHGQRRPKHSDYGVQLREKQKAKRIYGLLERQFRNYFEKADRMKGKTGENLLILLERRLDSVAYKLGFAPTRRESRQIVRHGHFLVNGKKVNIPSFLVRSGDVLELREKSRKVPNVNESLDAVIRKGIPPWLELERDSFRGKIKTLPSRADIQEPIQEQLIVELYSK
- the infA gene encoding translation initiation factor IF-1, producing the protein MAKEEAIEIEGTVIEPLPNAMFRVELDNKMRVLAHISGKMRMHFIKILPGDRVTVQLTPYDLTRGRITYRSK
- the rpsK gene encoding 30S ribosomal protein S11; its protein translation is MATPKKKGKRKVRRSVPVGVAHIQATFNNTIITITDPDGNTLAWASAGAKGFKGSRKSTPFAATVAAEEVAKKAMDSGVNTVTVHIKGPGSGREAALRSLQASGLKVNFIRDVTPIPHNGCRPPKRRRV
- the rpmJ gene encoding 50S ribosomal protein L36, whose amino-acid sequence is MKVRPSVRKFCVKCKVIRRKGVVRVICENPKHKQRQG
- a CDS encoding transcriptional repressor; translated protein: MKRLLERIDREILATGGKRSRSRAAVIEGFFRAREHVTIEELTRSVRENAPGVGAVTVYRTLKLLERLGYAKELDFGEGARRYESNLSPHHDHLVCRQCGTVIEFEDREIENLQDLVTRRHGFHPTAHRLEIYGFCRRCASGKSAERIR
- the rplQ gene encoding 50S ribosomal protein L17, which gives rise to MDHRKLGRKPAHRKALLRNLMNALVHAERIETTVSKAKELRPLADRLITLGKAATLHSRRRVFSLLTDKEATDKLFATLAGRFTGRQGGYTRIVRTGFRIGDGAEMAIIEYLPAEEKKAGGKGKKKAAAKKSPAKTAEKKKVEKETTKPAARKVKQAAPKDTKPRASHAQTQKTPEGGQG
- the feoB gene encoding ferrous iron transport protein B, which translates into the protein MSTARTSPESLGAVILVGNPNVGKSVVFGALTGRYVNVSNYPGTTVEVTRGEAHDRGTSLEVIDTPGVYSLLPMSEDERVTRDILMREPGARVLQVCDAKNMRRSLMITAQLAEMEVPLVLAVNMADEARERGVMPRLETLKERLGVPAVPTVAVRKKGTDLLLPLLEHPSPSSVQVDYGSGIEAAILKMEALLPAKTPIGKRALAIMLLCGDDSLAPWLAENVSAARVREMNDVRNRLIEDEREEIVSLVNRARLSWIDQMLIELGVEESARSSRKIAQAFGRYSMDPLYGIPILVGVLALAYGFVGVFGAGYLVDLLQKSLFDGWVVPSITAFLDRFVPWAFLRDFLVGPYGLISMGLSYAVAIVLPIVGTFFLGFGILEDSGYLPRLAVMVDRLFKKIGCNGKAVLPMILGLGCDTMATLTTRILGSRKERVIVTLLLALGVPCSAQLGVILGMLSGVGPVATITWVGLMVGIILAVGFLAAKVIPGESSDFILEIPPIRWPQVGNLAIKTMARIEWYLREAVPLFLVGTLVLFTADRLGWLLRIQAAAEPLIVRLLDLPPKTTEAFLIGFLRRDYGAAGLYSMAKAGMLTHLQVVVSLVTMTLFIPCLANLLVIVKEQGVKVAVGMSLFIFPFAVLVGAAVNLFSRWAGITF
- a CDS encoding DNA-directed RNA polymerase subunit alpha, whose amino-acid sequence is MFQRNWKQMIKPRRIEIQTDTATFNYGKFVAEPLERGFGTTLGNALRRILLSSLQGGAITSVRIEGVQHEFSTMTGVVEDVTDVVLNLKEVRLRMHSPEQRTLVLEAKGPRRVKASDISPDPMVEILNRDHHIAELSANAKLRMEMTVRMGKGYVSAERNLEENAPIGTIPIDAIFSPIRKVNFSVTNARVGQQTDYDRLTLEIWTDGSLLPADAVAYAAKIMKDQLTVFINFDDEAEIPDEPARLEEGGANENLYKPVEELELSVRAYNCLKNADIKYIGELVQKSEQEMLKTKNFGKKSLNEIKDVLVGMGFSLGMKIDEFTPEKFSPPRKED